One genomic region from Methanocaldococcus fervens AG86 encodes:
- the pssA gene encoding CDP-diacylglycerol--serine O-phosphatidyltransferase — MFSIRKILTISDYVTMLNIITGLLAILLNNFSLIYLSIVFDSLDGYVARKTGTVSDFGAELDSISDVVSFGVAPAYLLYNNFESTLALISAIIFCLCGALRLARFGILNVKGFIGLPIPAGALLLAGFCQLIDNYLINSILAVLIGLLMISDIRYPKYPKGIFIFIFAVSLILAIIGIPHFALLLCLLYAIYGIVKYFAG, encoded by the coding sequence ATGTTTAGCATTAGGAAAATACTCACAATATCAGATTATGTAACGATGTTGAATATTATTACTGGGCTTTTGGCAATATTGTTAAACAACTTTTCCTTAATTTATCTATCGATAGTCTTTGACTCTTTAGATGGCTATGTTGCAAGGAAAACAGGGACTGTATCTGACTTTGGAGCTGAGTTGGATAGTATTTCAGATGTCGTTAGCTTTGGCGTAGCTCCCGCTTATTTGTTATATAACAACTTTGAATCAACCTTAGCTTTAATATCTGCGATAATATTTTGTCTTTGTGGGGCTTTAAGGTTGGCAAGATTTGGAATTTTAAACGTTAAGGGCTTTATTGGCTTACCAATACCTGCAGGAGCTTTATTATTAGCTGGATTCTGCCAGTTAATTGACAATTATCTAATAAATTCAATATTAGCTGTATTAATAGGACTTTTGATGATTAGTGATATAAGATATCCAAAATATCCTAAGGGTATATTTATCTTCATATTTGCAGTATCATTAATTTTGGCTATAATAGGGATTCCACACTTTGCTCTGTTGTTGTGCTTATTATATGCCATTTATGGGATAGTTAAATATTTTGCGGGGTGA
- a CDS encoding protein kinase domain-containing protein: MAIKKEILKKIPENILNKEVINKLENKGVEIIDVLGKGHRGVVLKGIYNNKEVAIKIPRTDSPKNTIENEAKILKYLENYNIAPKVYKYGRDYLIMEFIDGEELKSAVEKLDKNRLLKVVEDILKITLKLDMLGIEHKEIQGGRHFLVTDKKTYIIDFDKAKEKKTTRNFTGAVALLFGEGKLARTIREKLNIGMDEIKFIREFAKTYKKL; this comes from the coding sequence TTGGCAATTAAAAAAGAAATATTAAAAAAAATTCCAGAAAATATTTTGAATAAAGAGGTAATAAACAAATTGGAAAATAAAGGAGTTGAAATTATAGATGTTTTGGGAAAAGGACATAGGGGTGTTGTATTAAAAGGAATTTATAACAATAAAGAGGTTGCTATAAAAATTCCAAGAACAGATAGTCCAAAAAATACAATAGAGAATGAAGCTAAGATTTTAAAATATTTAGAAAACTATAATATAGCTCCAAAGGTTTATAAATATGGCAGAGATTATTTAATTATGGAGTTTATAGATGGGGAGGAGTTAAAATCAGCGGTTGAAAAATTGGATAAAAATAGGTTATTAAAAGTAGTTGAAGATATACTAAAAATTACTCTAAAGCTCGATATGCTTGGGATTGAGCATAAGGAAATACAGGGTGGACGGCATTTTTTAGTAACTGATAAAAAAACCTATATTATTGATTTTGATAAGGCAAAAGAAAAGAAAACTACGAGAAACTTTACTGGAGCTGTTGCTTTATTGTTTGGAGAAGGTAAGTTGGCAAGAACAATTAGAGAAAAATTAAATATTGGAATGGATGAAATAAAGTTTATAAGAGAGTTTGCAAAAACATATAAAAAACTCTAA
- a CDS encoding proteasome assembly chaperone family protein: MVKIITRKIKDIEPLENALLIEGLPGIGHVGRLAAEHIVHEFNGEKFLELFCYDFPPQVLVKDDGTIEYMCAEFYKIEEPKPMIVVLGNTQALSPVGQYHLAEEIVKIGIEYGARFVYTLGGFGIGKLSEEIKVYGATTSPELAEKLKEHNILFRTDGGGIVGAAGLMLMFADLNGIPGICLMGETPGYLIDPNAAKAVLEKFCKLENIEINMEELEKRAKGMEQFIEKIKKFEEEMLKAAQAKPPSEEDLRYIG, from the coding sequence ATGGTTAAAATCATTACAAGAAAAATAAAGGACATAGAGCCATTAGAAAATGCTTTGTTAATTGAAGGGCTTCCAGGAATTGGACACGTTGGGAGGTTAGCTGCTGAACACATAGTCCATGAATTTAATGGGGAAAAGTTTTTAGAGCTCTTTTGCTATGATTTTCCACCTCAAGTTTTAGTTAAGGATGACGGAACTATAGAATACATGTGTGCTGAATTTTATAAAATAGAGGAGCCAAAGCCAATGATTGTTGTTTTAGGAAACACTCAGGCGTTATCTCCAGTCGGTCAGTATCATTTAGCTGAGGAGATTGTTAAAATAGGTATTGAGTATGGGGCAAGGTTTGTCTACACCTTAGGTGGATTTGGTATTGGGAAATTGAGTGAAGAGATTAAAGTTTATGGTGCTACAACATCTCCAGAGCTTGCTGAAAAACTTAAAGAGCATAATATTTTATTCAGAACAGATGGGGGAGGGATTGTTGGAGCCGCTGGATTAATGCTAATGTTTGCTGATTTAAATGGAATTCCTGGAATCTGCTTAATGGGAGAAACTCCTGGATACCTAATAGACCCAAATGCTGCTAAAGCAGTTTTAGAAAAGTTCTGCAAACTTGAAAATATAGAGATTAATATGGAAGAGTTGGAGAAGAGAGCTAAGGGCATGGAGCAGTTTATTGAAAAGATTAAGAAGTTTGAAGAAGAAATGTTGAAAGCTGCCCAAGCAAAACCACCAAGTGAGGAAGATTTAAGATACATTGGATAG
- the cmr1 gene encoding type III-B CRISPR module RAMP protein Cmr1: MDKVELKVKFETLTPLWNGNAWGQCMEIRPSSILGSLRFWFEVLCYFNGIIDNEYFDENGKPSETLDYKKFKELKDKIKSKMDLEKAIDKILKDMEISLPSRIFGCTGWRGRIRIKKIESIEDYCFGNKLNIPYAIGIKKDNDDDKNIIEWRTKNDYYQFIKEKYHGDNNNFKKDWSVWYFPHPYFYGKFEVIFETDEVIKDDILIPLLNFIDEYGCLGGKWNIGYGRVKVRGIEIKNENNWKEVKDWEKKKVFDFSNFALGKKDETNTIKTLQYIELIEEVNNFDKLLNKEDKIFVLKNNINENNFKDIIKELIKIKAQKRKEHKENDGNENERHQLFGHNNPTEGSKILPYIYEDKDNGKLKGGFISIAGILNIKGGKNARESN, from the coding sequence ATGGATAAAGTAGAACTAAAAGTTAAGTTTGAAACATTAACTCCACTATGGAATGGTAATGCGTGGGGGCAATGCATGGAGATAAGACCTTCATCTATCTTGGGAAGTTTGAGATTTTGGTTCGAAGTTTTGTGTTATTTTAATGGAATTATTGATAATGAGTATTTTGACGAGAATGGAAAACCAAGTGAAACTTTGGATTATAAAAAGTTTAAAGAGCTAAAAGATAAAATTAAAAGTAAAATGGATTTAGAAAAAGCGATAGATAAAATTTTAAAGGACATGGAAATATCTTTACCTTCAAGAATTTTTGGATGCACTGGTTGGAGAGGAAGAATTAGAATAAAGAAAATTGAATCAATAGAAGATTATTGTTTTGGAAATAAACTAAATATACCATATGCTATTGGAATTAAAAAAGACAATGATGATGACAAAAATATAATAGAATGGCGAACAAAAAATGATTATTATCAGTTTATTAAAGAAAAATACCATGGAGATAACAATAATTTCAAAAAAGATTGGTCAGTCTGGTATTTTCCACATCCATATTTTTATGGAAAGTTTGAAGTAATTTTTGAAACTGATGAAGTAATAAAAGATGATATATTAATCCCTTTGTTGAATTTTATTGATGAATATGGTTGTTTGGGAGGAAAATGGAATATTGGATATGGTAGAGTAAAAGTTAGGGGTATTGAAATAAAGAACGAAAATAATTGGAAAGAAGTAAAAGATTGGGAAAAGAAAAAAGTATTTGATTTTTCTAATTTTGCATTAGGCAAAAAAGATGAAACAAACACAATAAAAACTTTACAATATATCGAATTAATTGAGGAAGTAAATAATTTTGATAAGTTGCTTAATAAAGAGGATAAAATTTTTGTTTTAAAGAATAATATCAATGAAAACAATTTTAAAGACATTATTAAAGAACTAATAAAAATCAAGGCACAAAAAAGAAAAGAACATAAAGAAAATGATGGAAATGAAAATGAAAGACATCAACTTTTTGGACATAACAATCCAACGGAAGGATCAAAGATTTTGCCATATATTTATGAAGACAAAGATAATGGAAAATTAAAAGGAGGTTTTATTTCAATTGCTGGAATTTTAAATATAAAAGGTGGTAAAAATGCCAGAGAATCAAACTGA
- a CDS encoding CRISPR-associated protein Csx11 — MLYGSSEGLNSGIEKGSPKEGNHIKGNQPYLANSFGSLKRLVNEKQLDDLRDYISRHNVFDYKDEIKKILDLENDSYFDELENGDNLQQILSNLKTCDVSKIRRKVYALIRLLYGFIPSDSRFPVNDTSLYDQAYMATTMFKASLAGLFLDNSKLKDLSEFDYRNIKWSILGIQYDKLGLAEKGLKVAHIQWYREATREVDKQIKDLIEVKWALGNEIYRDETGIYFLVPECVIGKEIDKNLYELNKNLGWLKCQILTIFKHEFDDEVYPTIILTKPSRGLMNLGYLIEKAKENFLKADYSLKRQIKENDFKEKIGICQVCGERFVSKDRERDEIPMCDVCYKRREGRITTWIENLRDETIWIDELQDENGKIALITLKFELKDWLNGHLLNSLLVREEDFIKYRRITKNLINLIKKSVLVEEVRGLSLNDDEIREIKEFLSLFDVEAIQKPFNESFNALKDYKNIENVKPKYRGMVKRLLKNEEWIEHFKFYDKNTKCIIKNKKRGKCEKIDEYDTKDGIKEHLYKIFTINYLILQIQNTLLERSIGDKWEKFIYKSLKDWDEEKNEPKKEKIDFDKRIIYWDKLTDKDIEFLSRLILQFLLRKNPSPARLRRIWETTKEFFEDVERGLIDLLEIPEWRRKRIVIQLDENEKPNGEYRYRNLCFWKAGDKLYLITSIEQFLKVIGNNEVKKLLNNKEKEENLKELSKILNDKKKLIKKLNLRKIKLESLENEGDNIEIELDENKIDLLEYRPYFSIIKPTPISWQFIIPAEYVPKLIEKIQEKCNKNFKWIYGKLPLHIGIIIQHYKSPLYIGIKALRKIRRDLYSLEDIKTKIDGKSLKSIQKELYSKYVRGEELANNTEEYYSLYEWGGDNETYQFYLKPDENSLKWITTTNGKDNPTFYIYPNTFDFEILDSNVRRNDIEYYRGKRVLPLKSNRPYTLEDWKKFIKFKEIFENKPSKLQKLVNIIYKCLEDWDNKYDDSISQFLDTSFINVLELNKKSNKEVIEKLCVIFDISLEDKDLEKFRNELINKIDRKKMLMFIDMFEFWHKGLKAV; from the coding sequence GTGTTGTATGGATCTTCAGAAGGTCTAAATTCTGGGATTGAAAAAGGATCTCCTAAAGAGGGAAATCACATAAAGGGAAACCAACCTTACTTAGCAAATTCCTTTGGAAGTTTAAAAAGATTAGTAAATGAAAAGCAATTAGATGATTTGAGAGACTATATTTCAAGACATAATGTTTTCGATTATAAAGATGAGATTAAAAAAATATTGGATTTAGAAAATGATAGTTACTTTGATGAATTAGAAAATGGGGACAACCTACAGCAAATCTTATCTAACTTAAAAACTTGTGATGTATCAAAAATCAGAAGAAAAGTTTATGCCTTAATTAGATTGTTATATGGATTTATACCGTCAGATAGCCGTTTTCCAGTAAATGACACGTCTTTATATGATCAGGCATACATGGCTACAACGATGTTTAAAGCATCATTAGCTGGACTATTTTTAGATAATTCAAAACTTAAGGATTTATCTGAATTTGATTATAGGAATATTAAATGGTCAATCTTGGGAATCCAATATGACAAATTAGGTTTGGCAGAAAAGGGATTAAAAGTTGCACATATTCAGTGGTATAGAGAAGCAACAAGAGAAGTTGATAAACAAATAAAAGATTTAATTGAAGTTAAATGGGCATTAGGTAACGAAATCTATAGAGATGAAACCGGAATCTATTTCTTAGTTCCAGAATGTGTTATTGGAAAAGAGATTGATAAAAACTTATATGAATTGAATAAAAATCTTGGATGGTTGAAATGCCAAATTTTAACGATTTTTAAACATGAATTTGATGATGAAGTTTACCCAACAATCATTTTGACAAAACCCTCAAGAGGTTTAATGAACTTAGGATATTTAATTGAAAAAGCAAAAGAAAACTTCTTAAAAGCAGACTATTCTTTAAAAAGACAGATTAAAGAGAACGATTTTAAAGAAAAAATTGGGATTTGTCAAGTTTGTGGTGAAAGATTTGTTTCAAAAGATAGAGAAAGAGATGAAATTCCAATGTGTGATGTTTGTTATAAGAGAAGAGAAGGGAGAATTACTACCTGGATTGAAAATCTAAGAGATGAAACAATCTGGATTGATGAACTACAAGATGAAAATGGAAAAATTGCTTTAATTACTTTGAAATTTGAGTTGAAAGATTGGTTGAATGGGCATTTGTTGAATAGTTTGCTTGTTAGAGAGGAAGATTTCATTAAGTATAGGAGAATCACTAAGAACTTAATAAATTTAATTAAAAAATCTGTATTAGTAGAAGAAGTCAGGGGATTGAGTCTTAATGATGATGAAATAAGGGAAATAAAAGAATTTTTATCACTATTTGACGTTGAAGCAATACAAAAACCTTTTAATGAATCTTTTAATGCCTTAAAAGATTATAAAAACATAGAAAATGTTAAACCAAAGTATAGAGGTATGGTAAAAAGATTGTTAAAAAATGAAGAGTGGATAGAACATTTTAAATTTTATGATAAGAATACAAAATGCATAATTAAGAATAAAAAGAGAGGAAAATGTGAGAAAATTGATGAATATGACACAAAAGATGGAATTAAAGAACATTTATATAAAATTTTTACTATTAATTATCTTATCTTACAGATTCAAAATACTCTATTAGAACGTTCTATTGGGGACAAATGGGAAAAATTTATTTACAAATCATTAAAAGATTGGGATGAAGAGAAAAATGAACCTAAAAAAGAAAAAATAGATTTTGATAAAAGAATTATCTATTGGGACAAACTAACAGATAAAGATATTGAATTCCTATCAAGATTAATCTTACAATTCCTTTTAAGAAAAAATCCTTCACCGGCAAGATTAAGAAGAATTTGGGAAACTACAAAGGAATTCTTTGAAGATGTAGAAAGAGGATTAATTGATTTATTAGAAATTCCAGAATGGAGAAGAAAAAGAATTGTTATCCAATTAGATGAAAATGAAAAACCAAATGGAGAATATAGGTATAGAAACCTCTGTTTCTGGAAAGCTGGGGATAAGCTGTATTTAATTACATCCATTGAGCAGTTTTTAAAAGTTATTGGAAATAATGAAGTCAAAAAACTACTAAATAACAAAGAAAAAGAAGAAAATCTTAAAGAATTGAGTAAAATATTAAATGACAAAAAGAAACTAATTAAAAAACTTAACTTAAGGAAAATTAAATTAGAAAGTTTAGAAAACGAAGGAGATAATATAGAAATTGAATTGGATGAAAATAAAATTGATTTGTTAGAATACAGACCATATTTCTCAATTATTAAGCCAACACCAATTTCATGGCAGTTCATAATCCCAGCAGAATACGTTCCAAAACTAATTGAAAAGATTCAAGAGAAATGCAATAAAAACTTCAAATGGATTTATGGAAAACTGCCATTGCATATTGGAATAATCATCCAACATTATAAAAGTCCATTATACATTGGAATAAAGGCTTTAAGAAAAATTAGAAGGGATTTATATAGTTTAGAAGATATTAAAACAAAAATTGATGGAAAGTCATTAAAATCAATACAGAAAGAGCTTTATTCTAAATATGTTAGGGGAGAAGAATTAGCAAATAACACTGAAGAATATTACTCTCTCTATGAATGGGGAGGAGATAATGAAACATACCAATTCTATCTAAAACCAGATGAAAACAGCTTAAAATGGATTACTACAACGAATGGAAAAGATAATCCAACATTCTACATCTATCCAAACACCTTCGATTTTGAGATTTTAGATTCAAATGTTAGAAGGAATGATATTGAATACTACAGAGGAAAGAGAGTCCTACCATTAAAATCTAACAGACCATACACTTTAGAAGATTGGAAGAAATTTATTAAATTCAAAGAAATCTTTGAAAATAAACCTTCAAAACTTCAAAAATTGGTTAATATAATTTATAAATGCTTAGAAGATTGGGACAATAAATATGATGACTCAATAAGCCAATTCTTAGATACAAGTTTCATAAATGTCTTAGAATTGAACAAAAAATCCAACAAAGAGGTAATTGAGAAATTATGTGTGATATTTGATATTAGTTTAGAGGATAAAGACTTAGAAAAATTCAGAAATGAGCTAATAAATAAAATAGATAGGAAAAAGATGCTAATGTTCATAGATATGTTTGAATTCTGGCATAAGGGATTAAAAGCTGTATAA
- a CDS encoding RAMP superfamily CRISPR-associated protein: MEKLCGGVIYEISEDDLKALDRQEGYPITYGRKEITVFCVNKNIEIKAYVYFREGEPIENLQKNTLTCVKDAKEHGIPEDYIKNVLMGGSMTNNNFVNEINVYAVATDPIYIGTGGYTIGRVDNTIVRDPITKIPKIPGSSLAGTWRYYVALKLQGYFKDDYRVDKSKRKEKKIEELFELENNEDKDWVLFEGNRYAGIKCAGQDDLPNIDYESAKDEKTGHCGRCIVCKAFGFSKKDVSWQGLIYFSDLNILFFPVYTRFGVKWITSKRILKEAGLLNGDFDEEKNVVFALKEIEKEIEDDKKKGHINLGWLYLPYKVDGIKINLGKIQNFGIDENDIIIVPDNLISQIINSNLEVRTSVSIDPITGTAKEGALFTSEAIPRGTIFYGKIRIFDKKPFEEINDNKTNKLKPLPTIKQIKDALEDSKIFFETLGIGGMTTRGFGRLKIELFDENGKKFE, from the coding sequence ATGGAGAAATTGTGTGGGGGTGTTATATATGAAATCTCCGAAGATGACTTAAAAGCTTTAGATAGACAGGAAGGATACCCTATAACTTATGGTAGAAAAGAAATAACGGTTTTCTGTGTAAATAAGAATATAGAGATTAAAGCTTATGTTTATTTCAGAGAGGGAGAGCCTATTGAAAACCTACAAAAGAATACGTTAACTTGTGTAAAAGATGCTAAGGAGCATGGAATACCAGAAGATTATATTAAAAATGTGCTAATGGGTGGTAGTATGACAAATAATAATTTTGTAAATGAAATAAACGTTTATGCAGTAGCGACAGACCCAATATATATTGGAACTGGAGGTTATACAATTGGGAGGGTTGATAACACTATTGTAAGAGACCCAATAACAAAAATCCCAAAAATTCCAGGGTCAAGTTTGGCTGGAACTTGGAGATATTATGTGGCTTTGAAATTGCAGGGATATTTTAAAGATGATTATAGAGTTGATAAGAGCAAAAGAAAGGAGAAAAAGATTGAAGAATTATTTGAATTGGAAAATAATGAAGATAAAGATTGGGTTTTATTCGAAGGAAACAGATATGCTGGAATAAAATGTGCTGGACAAGATGATTTACCAAATATTGATTATGAAAGTGCAAAGGATGAAAAAACCGGACATTGTGGAAGATGTATTGTTTGTAAAGCATTTGGTTTCTCTAAAAAAGATGTATCATGGCAAGGATTGATTTATTTCTCCGATTTAAATATCTTATTCTTCCCAGTTTATACAAGATTTGGGGTTAAGTGGATAACTTCTAAAAGAATTTTAAAAGAAGCTGGTTTATTAAATGGAGATTTTGACGAAGAAAAAAATGTTGTTTTTGCACTTAAAGAAATAGAAAAAGAAATAGAAGATGATAAGAAAAAAGGGCATATAAATTTAGGTTGGCTGTATTTGCCTTATAAAGTTGATGGCATAAAAATCAATTTAGGCAAAATACAAAACTTTGGAATTGATGAAAATGATATAATAATCGTTCCAGACAACCTAATTTCTCAAATAATCAACTCAAACTTAGAGGTTAGAACTTCTGTTTCAATAGATCCAATTACAGGAACAGCAAAAGAAGGAGCGTTATTCACATCAGAGGCAATCCCAAGAGGAACAATATTTTATGGAAAAATAAGAATCTTTGACAAAAAGCCATTTGAGGAAATTAACGATAATAAAACTAACAAACTAAAACCATTACCAACAATAAAACAAATAAAAGATGCATTAGAAGATTCAAAAATATTCTTTGAGACATTGGGAATTGGGGGAATGACAACAAGAGGTTTTGGAAGATTGAAGATTGAATTGTTTGATGAAAATGGAAAAAAGTTTGAATAA
- a CDS encoding RAMP superfamily CRISPR-associated protein, translated as MTWYKIVLEQEQPIHIGYKRYGVLAETRIFIPGQTMWGALTKAYNLMKGNSLNSNQELFEQITCFYPSFDKENILKPNFKNGEFHLGDLSEKEFRLLFVDSFISTAILPETRTAKDESLHEIEFILPKPKKALENTELWKKITEVGYKNENLKWIGLVCLNDDSLKDELENLKIFIGGDVRYGYGLMKVMKVIKIVEDNILEEFNVKNNKITKGKMINPSGKRLLNYLEFNPTIKFEGKLELLPEFDFYNKRKITNAKYYIIPGSKII; from the coding sequence ATGACTTGGTATAAAATAGTTTTAGAACAAGAACAACCAATTCACATTGGATATAAAAGATATGGTGTATTGGCAGAGACAAGAATATTTATTCCTGGGCAAACGATGTGGGGGGCTTTAACAAAAGCATATAATTTAATGAAAGGAAACTCTTTAAACAGCAATCAAGAATTATTTGAACAAATAACATGCTTTTATCCTTCCTTTGATAAAGAAAATATACTAAAACCAAATTTCAAAAATGGAGAGTTTCACTTAGGAGATCTATCAGAAAAAGAATTTAGATTATTATTTGTTGATTCTTTCATATCAACGGCAATACTACCCGAAACAAGAACAGCAAAGGATGAATCATTGCATGAAATTGAATTTATCTTACCAAAACCAAAAAAAGCATTAGAAAATACTGAATTATGGAAAAAAATAACTGAAGTGGGATATAAAAATGAAAACTTAAAATGGATTGGATTAGTTTGTCTTAATGATGATAGTTTAAAAGATGAATTGGAAAACTTAAAAATCTTTATTGGTGGGGATGTAAGATATGGATACGGTTTAATGAAAGTAATGAAAGTAATTAAAATAGTAGAGGATAATATATTAGAAGAATTTAATGTTAAGAACAATAAAATAACTAAAGGAAAGATGATAAATCCCTCTGGAAAAAGGTTATTAAACTATTTAGAATTCAATCCAACAATTAAATTTGAAGGAAAACTCGAATTACTACCAGAATTTGACTTCTATAATAAAAGAAAAATAACTAATGCAAAATACTACATTATTCCAGGAAGTAAAATTATTTAA
- a CDS encoding methionine adenosyltransferase produces MRNIIVKKLNVEPIEERPTEIVERKGLGHPDSICDGIAESVSRALCKMYMERFGTILHHNTDQVELVGGHAYPKFGGGVMVSPIYILLSGRATMEILDKEKNEIIKLPVGTTAVKAAKEYLKKVLRNVDVDKDVIIDCRIGQGSMDLVDVFERQKNEVPLANDTSFGVGYAPLSTTERLVLETERFLNSDELKKEIPAVGEDIKVMGLREGKKITLTIAMAVVDKYVKNVEEYKEVIKKVKEKVEDLAKKIADGYEVEININTADDYERESVYLTVTGTSAEMGDDGSVGRGNRVNGLITPFRPMSMEAASGKNPVNHVGKIYNILANLIASDIAKLEGVKECYVRILSQIGKPINEPKALDIEIITENGYDIKDIEPKAKEIANKWLDNIMEVQKMIVEGKVNTF; encoded by the coding sequence ATGAGAAACATAATTGTAAAAAAATTAAACGTTGAACCAATTGAGGAAAGACCAACTGAAATCGTCGAAAGAAAGGGTTTGGGGCATCCAGATTCAATTTGTGACGGTATTGCTGAGAGCGTTAGTAGAGCTTTGTGTAAGATGTATATGGAAAGATTTGGAACTATTTTACACCACAACACAGACCAAGTTGAGCTTGTAGGTGGGCACGCATATCCTAAATTTGGAGGAGGAGTAATGGTAAGCCCTATTTATATTTTGTTGTCAGGTAGGGCAACAATGGAAATTTTAGATAAAGAGAAAAACGAAATTATAAAACTTCCAGTTGGTACTACTGCAGTTAAAGCAGCTAAAGAATATTTAAAGAAAGTTTTAAGAAATGTTGACGTTGATAAGGATGTAATTATCGACTGTAGAATTGGACAAGGAAGTATGGATTTAGTTGATGTCTTTGAAAGGCAAAAGAATGAAGTTCCTTTAGCTAACGATACATCATTTGGAGTAGGTTATGCTCCATTATCAACAACAGAGAGATTGGTTTTAGAAACAGAGAGATTTTTAAATAGTGATGAGTTAAAGAAAGAAATTCCTGCTGTAGGAGAGGATATAAAAGTTATGGGTTTAAGAGAAGGGAAGAAAATAACCTTAACCATTGCTATGGCTGTTGTTGATAAGTATGTTAAGAATGTTGAAGAATATAAAGAGGTTATTAAGAAAGTAAAAGAAAAAGTTGAAGATTTAGCTAAAAAGATAGCTGATGGATATGAGGTTGAGATAAATATAAACACCGCAGATGATTATGAAAGAGAAAGTGTTTATTTAACAGTTACTGGAACTTCAGCAGAGATGGGGGATGATGGTTCAGTTGGGAGAGGAAATAGAGTTAATGGATTAATAACTCCATTCAGACCTATGAGTATGGAGGCAGCAAGTGGTAAAAACCCAGTAAACCACGTTGGTAAGATTTATAACATCTTAGCTAACTTAATTGCATCAGATATTGCTAAATTAGAGGGAGTTAAGGAGTGTTATGTAAGAATATTAAGCCAAATAGGTAAGCCAATTAATGAACCAAAAGCATTGGATATAGAAATTATAACTGAAAATGGTTATGATATAAAGGACATTGAGCCAAAGGCAAAAGAGATAGCTAATAAATGGTTAGATAACATTATGGAAGTCCAAAAAATGATTGTTGAGGGGAAAGTAAATACTTTCTAA
- a CDS encoding KEOPS complex subunit Pcc1, whose product MKVYLKLHVDIPKEVCRSLEVDNYNNEDIEINLKCEKKPILYVKTRSIGSLKSILDDFFRCLNAAMNVYNLTKPYTIRNVTKDDLEDFLELYYKAYKGFDKYYYKKKKWARWYFKWLMKRDEDGFFVCEIDGKPVGFIACDCNWISNIEKREVAEIHEIFVDPDFRGRGIGTALINKAIGYAKKNGRNIVELWVGVENKNAIEFYKKLGFEEREVVKDWLRMVKKI is encoded by the coding sequence ATGAAGGTTTATTTAAAACTTCACGTGGATATTCCAAAAGAAGTTTGTAGAAGCCTAGAAGTTGATAATTACAATAATGAGGATATTGAAATTAATTTAAAATGTGAGAAAAAGCCTATATTGTATGTTAAAACCCGTTCTATAGGTTCATTAAAATCAATATTGGATGATTTCTTTAGATGCTTAAACGCGGCTATGAATGTTTATAACTTAACAAAACCGTATACAATAAGAAATGTAACTAAAGATGATTTGGAGGACTTTCTTGAGCTATATTATAAAGCATACAAGGGTTTTGATAAATACTATTACAAAAAGAAAAAATGGGCAAGATGGTATTTTAAATGGTTGATGAAGAGAGATGAAGATGGGTTTTTTGTATGTGAAATTGATGGAAAACCAGTTGGCTTTATTGCCTGTGATTGTAATTGGATTAGCAATATAGAAAAGAGAGAAGTTGCCGAAATACATGAAATCTTCGTTGATCCGGATTTTAGAGGTAGAGGGATTGGAACAGCTTTAATAAACAAAGCTATTGGATATGCCAAAAAGAATGGGAGAAATATAGTTGAGTTGTGGGTTGGAGTTGAGAACAAAAATGCCATTGAATTTTATAAAAAGTTGGGTTTTGAGGAAAGAGAAGTTGTTAAAGACTGGTTAAGGATGGTAAAGAAAATTTAA